A single region of the Roseivivax sp. THAF197b genome encodes:
- the map gene encoding type I methionyl aminopeptidase: protein MNEVPRGRLTRDGIRIYDPADFDGMHKAGRLAAQLLDEVAEHVFVGQTTGAIDDFIRTRIEEEGATSATIGYKGYQHATCISVNHVVCHGIPGEKKLKDGDILNIDVTVIVDGWFGDTSRMYVAGKLPRKSERLIQVTYDALMMGIDAVKPGNTFGDIGHAIQSYVEGQRMSVVRDFCGHGLGRVFHAPPNVLHYGRAGTGPVLEEGMFFTIEPMVNLGRHETKVLADDWTAVTRDKSLSAQFEHSVGVTSDGVDIFTNSPAGRFHPTYG, encoded by the coding sequence GTGAACGAAGTGCCCCGAGGCCGTCTGACCCGCGACGGTATCCGCATCTACGACCCCGCCGATTTCGACGGGATGCACAAGGCAGGCCGTCTTGCAGCCCAGCTGCTCGACGAGGTGGCGGAGCATGTCTTCGTCGGCCAGACCACCGGTGCGATCGACGATTTCATCCGCACCCGCATCGAGGAGGAGGGCGCTACCTCCGCCACGATCGGCTACAAGGGCTACCAGCACGCGACCTGCATCAGCGTCAATCACGTGGTCTGCCACGGCATTCCCGGCGAGAAGAAGCTGAAGGACGGCGACATCCTGAACATCGACGTCACGGTGATCGTCGATGGCTGGTTCGGCGATACGAGCCGGATGTATGTCGCAGGCAAGCTGCCTCGCAAATCCGAGCGGCTCATCCAGGTGACCTATGATGCGCTGATGATGGGCATTGACGCGGTGAAGCCCGGCAACACCTTCGGCGATATTGGCCATGCCATCCAATCCTACGTGGAAGGACAGCGCATGTCCGTCGTGCGCGACTTCTGCGGCCACGGGCTGGGCCGCGTCTTCCACGCACCGCCCAATGTGCTGCATTACGGCCGCGCGGGCACCGGGCCGGTCCTTGAGGAAGGCATGTTCTTCACCATCGAGCCCATGGTGAATCTCGGTCGCCACGAGACCAAGGTTCTGGCCGATGACTGGACGGCGGTGACGCGCGACAAGTCTCTGTCGGCGCAGTTCGAACATTCGGTCGGCGTGACCTCGGACGGGGTCGACATCTTCACCAACTCGCCCGCGGGACGCTTCCACCCGACCTATGGGTGA